In Acidobacteriota bacterium, a genomic segment contains:
- a CDS encoding FAD-dependent oxidoreductase, translating into MGFPVIVAGGGPAGAFYAAQLAAAGRRVTLVDEHLAWEKPCGGGLTDKALRRYPFLAESAESHNAVSECELISPQGRTLLLRLDRTVAIFSRKVLNGILLERARRAGVALVQERIAGLESDRQSWRVRLSSGCRLRAQAVVVATGARNPLRAAVPSPLGDEDWMATAGYYLPLERLPWPRQRMAIRFLPNLEGYIWSFPRGDHASVGICGKLGSEPTRTLRQRLEAALDAWGVDWRTDAAFYAHLLPAPDPKRLRAAEFAGAAPHPWALVGDAAGLVDPITGEGLYYALRSAELLAQTGFENYSAAVQAELVPELAAAGAIVRRFYFGRFCGASVLERMTQFGQRSARFRELLCDLFSGAQGYLGLRERLWRQLAPALLQMALPSTGAGPGVAAPVNDALRRLPGLDVRPGWGPPEPQPGPRVGTH; encoded by the coding sequence ATGGGGTTTCCGGTAATTGTGGCGGGCGGAGGGCCCGCGGGCGCGTTTTACGCGGCGCAGCTCGCGGCCGCAGGGCGCCGGGTCACGCTGGTGGACGAGCACCTGGCGTGGGAGAAGCCCTGTGGCGGGGGATTGACCGACAAGGCGTTGCGGCGGTATCCGTTTTTGGCGGAATCGGCCGAGTCGCACAACGCGGTAAGCGAATGCGAGCTCATCAGCCCGCAGGGACGCACGCTGCTGCTGCGGCTGGATCGCACGGTAGCGATTTTTTCACGCAAGGTGCTGAACGGTATTTTGCTGGAGCGCGCCCGGCGGGCGGGCGTGGCGCTGGTGCAGGAGCGGATTGCAGGCCTGGAGAGCGACCGCCAGAGCTGGCGGGTGCGGCTGAGCAGCGGCTGCAGGCTGCGGGCGCAGGCGGTGGTGGTGGCGACCGGAGCGCGGAATCCATTGCGGGCCGCCGTGCCCTCGCCACTGGGCGATGAGGATTGGATGGCCACGGCGGGATATTATTTGCCGCTGGAGCGCTTGCCCTGGCCGCGGCAGCGGATGGCGATCCGGTTTCTGCCGAACCTGGAAGGCTACATCTGGAGTTTTCCGCGTGGTGATCATGCCTCAGTCGGCATTTGCGGCAAGTTGGGCTCCGAGCCGACGCGCACCCTGCGGCAACGGTTGGAAGCGGCGCTCGATGCCTGGGGCGTCGATTGGCGAACGGACGCAGCATTTTATGCGCATCTGCTGCCGGCGCCCGATCCCAAGCGGCTGCGCGCGGCGGAGTTTGCCGGCGCCGCGCCGCACCCCTGGGCCTTGGTGGGCGATGCGGCGGGGCTGGTGGATCCGATTACCGGCGAGGGGCTTTACTACGCGCTGCGGTCGGCAGAGCTGCTGGCGCAGACGGGCTTTGAAAACTACAGCGCGGCCGTGCAGGCGGAATTGGTTCCGGAGCTGGCGGCCGCGGGCGCGATCGTGCGGCGCTTTTATTTCGGGCGCTTCTGCGGCGCCTCGGTGCTGGAGCGCATGACGCAATTTGGGCAGCGCAGCGCGCGCTTCCGGGAGCTTTTGTGCGACCTGTTCAGCGGCGCACAGGGTTATCTCGGTCTGCGCGAGCGGCTGTGGCGGCAATTGGCGCCTGCGCTGCTGCAGATGGCGCTGCCTTCGACTGGCGCGGGGCCTGGCGTGGCTGCGCCCGTAAACGACGCACTGCGTCGTTTACCCGGACTTGACGTTCGGCCAGGCTGGGGGCCCCCGGAGCCCCAGCCCGGCCCCCGCGTGGGGACGCATTAG
- a CDS encoding methylated-DNA--[protein]-cysteine S-methyltransferase produces the protein MRPRIDPRWQQVLARDARADGLFVYAVRSTGIYCRPSCAARRPRAEYVSFHADGAAARAAGFRPCLRCHPDARGQGPGAGGQGEAARRRQFRAATGLPPREWAAAARDEKVRRSLRQGRSVTEAFYEAGFNSSGRFYAAADRALGMLPVRFQRGGAGASIAFACGTSSLGTVLAAESERGVCAILLGDDAGELEAELRRQFPQASLAAGGAAMERRLRQVIALVEAPAAAHALPLDLRGTAFERRVWRALRRVPAGARLSYGELARRLGMPGGARAVARACARNRLAVAVPCHRVVRGDGELAGYRWGVERKRTLLAREQQG, from the coding sequence ATGAGACCCAGAATCGACCCTCGTTGGCAACAAGTGCTCGCGCGTGATGCCAGAGCGGATGGCCTGTTCGTGTATGCGGTGCGCTCGACCGGCATTTACTGCCGCCCCTCCTGCGCCGCGCGGCGGCCGCGGGCGGAATACGTGAGTTTTCATGCGGATGGCGCCGCGGCGCGGGCTGCGGGCTTTCGTCCCTGCCTCCGCTGTCATCCGGATGCCAGGGGTCAGGGGCCAGGGGCCGGGGGCCAAGGGGAGGCGGCGCGGCGACGGCAGTTTCGGGCGGCGACGGGGCTGCCGCCGCGGGAGTGGGCGGCGGCCGCGCGCGATGAAAAGGTGCGCCGGAGCTTGCGACAGGGGCGATCGGTGACCGAGGCCTTCTATGAGGCAGGCTTTAACTCCAGCGGTCGCTTCTATGCCGCTGCCGACCGCGCTCTCGGCATGCTGCCGGTGCGCTTCCAGCGCGGCGGGGCGGGCGCCAGCATTGCTTTTGCCTGCGGGACGAGTTCGCTGGGCACGGTGCTGGCAGCGGAGAGCGAGCGCGGCGTCTGCGCGATCCTGCTGGGCGATGACGCGGGCGAGCTGGAGGCGGAACTGCGCCGTCAATTTCCGCAGGCGAGCCTTGCCGCGGGCGGGGCGGCGATGGAGCGGCGGTTGCGGCAAGTCATTGCGCTGGTGGAAGCCCCGGCGGCGGCGCACGCGTTGCCGCTCGACTTGCGGGGCACGGCTTTCGAGCGGCGCGTCTGGCGGGCGCTACGGCGCGTTCCCGCCGGAGCGCGGCTCAGCTACGGCGAGCTGGCGCGACGGCTCGGCATGCCCGGCGGCGCGCGCGCCGTGGCCCGCGCCTGCGCCCGCAACCGGCTGGCGGTCGCGGTTCCCTGTCATCGCGTGGTGCGCGGCGATGGAGAATTGGCCGGTTACCGCTGGGGCGTGGAACGCAAGCGGACGCTGCTGGCGCGGGAGCAGCAGGGGTGA
- a CDS encoding proline hydroxylase, with product MGRGTQADAAGAGAAGVRAPEVYDWNALGAALDAQGQALVPELLSGVECGAMAGLFAEEANFRSRVVMARHGFGRGEYKYFAYPLPEAVQQLRAGFYRALAPIANRWQEAMGSRVRFPATLEEFLARCHHAGQRQPTPLLLEYGAGDYNCLHQDVYGEHVFPLQLAILLAAPGEDFAGGEFVMTEQRPRMQSRAMVVPLRQGDGVIFAVRERSVRGARGFYRVQMRHGVSALHRGRRHTLGIIFHDAA from the coding sequence CTGGGGCGTGGAACGCAAGCGGACGCTGCTGGCGCGGGAGCAGCAGGGGTGAGGGCGCCCGAGGTATATGACTGGAACGCGCTGGGCGCTGCACTCGATGCCCAGGGGCAGGCTCTCGTTCCGGAACTGCTTTCCGGCGTGGAGTGCGGCGCAATGGCCGGACTATTCGCGGAAGAGGCGAACTTCCGCAGCCGGGTGGTGATGGCGCGCCACGGCTTTGGGCGCGGTGAGTACAAGTATTTCGCCTACCCGCTGCCGGAGGCGGTGCAGCAGTTGCGAGCCGGCTTTTATCGCGCCCTCGCGCCCATTGCCAACCGCTGGCAGGAGGCGATGGGCAGCCGCGTTCGTTTTCCCGCCACACTGGAGGAATTCCTGGCGCGCTGCCATCACGCCGGACAACGGCAGCCCACGCCGCTGCTGCTCGAATACGGCGCCGGCGATTACAACTGCCTGCATCAGGATGTATACGGCGAGCACGTTTTTCCGCTCCAGCTCGCCATCCTGCTGGCTGCGCCGGGTGAGGACTTCGCCGGCGGCGAGTTTGTGATGACCGAGCAGCGTCCGCGCATGCAGTCCCGCGCGATGGTGGTGCCGCTACGCCAGGGCGACGGCGTGATCTTTGCCGTGCGCGAGCGGTCGGTGCGCGGCGCGCGGGGCTTCTACCGCGTCCAAATGCGCCACGGCGTCAGCGCGCTGCACCGCGGCCGGCGGCATACGCTGGGTATCATTTTTCACGATGCCGCCTGA
- a CDS encoding DUF1289 domain-containing protein, which yields MSTPCTGVCQAPDGVCAGCGRTLAEIAAWRALSEEERLRIMHEVLPLRRHREK from the coding sequence ATCAGCACGCCCTGTACCGGTGTATGCCAAGCTCCGGACGGCGTGTGCGCGGGCTGTGGGCGAACCCTCGCAGAAATCGCCGCTTGGCGCGCGCTCAGCGAAGAAGAACGGCTGCGCATTATGCATGAGGTACTGCCCCTCAGGCGGCATCGTGAAAAATGA
- the hemL gene encoding glutamate-1-semialdehyde-2,1-aminomutase: MGSRSQELQHRAEAILPGGVDSPVRSFRAVGGAPPWIERGAGAWLYDADGKRYLDFIASWGALLLGHAAAEVVAAVQEAAAKGTSFGASTPAELELAELVQRAYPACAMLRFVNSGTEATMSAVRVARGFTGRNGVIKFAGGYHGHADTFLCDAGSGLATLGVASSAGVPPGAVADTVTLPYNDAAAVEQALEETPGRFGAIIVEPVAGNMGCVPPEPDFLPGLRRLADRHGVVLIFDEVMTGFRVAWGGAAARYGVTPDMATLGKIIGGGLPVGAYGGRADLMRRVAPLGPVYQAGTLSGNPLAMAAGVATLKAIAGQPNLYANLEQRGAQLEEGVNAAIAATGAAARVQRVGAMLTVFFSSSPVRNFTEVSACDTAAFARFHAALLQAGVLWPPSQFEAAFFGAVHGSAEMEQALGALRTALGH; the protein is encoded by the coding sequence GTGGGTTCGCGCTCGCAGGAATTGCAGCATCGCGCCGAAGCGATTCTGCCCGGAGGCGTAGATTCGCCGGTGCGCTCTTTCCGTGCCGTCGGGGGCGCGCCGCCTTGGATTGAGCGCGGCGCGGGTGCCTGGCTGTACGACGCCGACGGCAAGCGTTACCTGGACTTCATTGCTTCCTGGGGTGCGCTGCTGTTGGGTCATGCGGCGGCGGAAGTGGTTGCCGCAGTGCAGGAGGCAGCAGCCAAGGGCACCAGCTTCGGCGCCTCAACGCCGGCCGAACTCGAGCTGGCGGAGCTGGTGCAGCGCGCCTATCCCGCATGCGCGATGCTGCGCTTTGTCAACTCTGGCACCGAAGCCACCATGTCGGCGGTGCGCGTGGCGCGCGGGTTTACCGGGCGCAATGGGGTGATCAAATTTGCCGGCGGGTATCACGGCCACGCGGACACGTTTCTGTGCGATGCGGGCTCGGGCCTGGCAACGCTGGGCGTGGCGAGTTCCGCAGGCGTGCCGCCGGGCGCGGTGGCGGACACGGTGACGCTGCCCTATAACGACGCCGCGGCCGTCGAGCAGGCGCTGGAGGAAACCCCCGGCCGCTTTGGCGCAATCATCGTCGAGCCGGTGGCGGGGAATATGGGCTGCGTGCCGCCCGAACCAGATTTTTTGCCGGGACTGCGGCGGCTCGCCGACCGCCACGGCGTGGTGCTGATCTTTGATGAAGTGATGACCGGCTTTCGCGTCGCCTGGGGCGGCGCGGCGGCGCGCTATGGCGTGACGCCCGACATGGCGACGCTGGGCAAGATCATTGGGGGTGGTTTGCCGGTGGGTGCCTACGGCGGGCGCGCGGACCTGATGCGGCGCGTGGCGCCGCTGGGGCCGGTCTATCAGGCCGGGACGCTGAGTGGCAATCCGCTGGCCATGGCCGCGGGCGTGGCCACGCTCAAAGCGATAGCCGGCCAGCCCAACCTTTACGCAAACCTGGAGCAGCGCGGCGCCCAACTCGAAGAAGGTGTCAACGCCGCGATCGCCGCGACCGGCGCGGCAGCGCGCGTCCAGCGCGTTGGCGCGATGCTGACGGTGTTTTTCAGCTCGAGCCCCGTGCGCAATTTTACTGAGGTCAGCGCCTGCGACACGGCGGCGTTTGCGCGCTTTCACGCCGCGCTGCTGCAGGCCGGCGTCCTCTGGCCGCCCTCGCAATTCGAGGCCGCCTTTTTCGGCGCCGTCCATGGCTCCGCGGAGATGGAACAGGCTTTAGGCGCGTTGCGCACCGCCCTGGGCCATTGA
- a CDS encoding XRE family transcriptional regulator codes for MIDIGARIRQARQSCGLSQGDLENRTGLLRCYLSRVENGHTEPSLQTLARIARALDMPVSGFFTGTEVEEPAPALSEEEVGFLTRMREFAGTLSERERQQVLDLARKMAAGEKK; via the coding sequence ATGATCGACATCGGCGCCCGCATCCGCCAAGCCCGCCAGTCCTGTGGTCTCTCGCAAGGCGATCTGGAAAACCGCACGGGCCTGCTGCGCTGCTATCTCTCGCGCGTAGAAAATGGCCACACCGAACCCTCGCTGCAAACTCTGGCGCGCATTGCCCGGGCGCTCGACATGCCGGTTTCGGGCTTTTTCACTGGAACGGAGGTGGAAGAGCCGGCGCCGGCGCTGAGCGAAGAGGAGGTTGGGTTCTTGACCCGCATGCGCGAGTTTGCCGGCACGCTCTCCGAGCGCGAACGCCAGCAGGTGCTGGATTTGGCGCGCAAGATGGCGGCGGGGGAAAAAAAATAG
- a CDS encoding glutamate--tRNA ligase, producing the protein MDQSRPVRVRIAPSPTGDPHVGTAYMALLNLIFARQRGGQFVLRIEDTDRARFVATSEQMIFEALHWLGLDWDEGPDKGGPYGPYRQSERTELYREAVEQLLREGHAYRCFCTPERLEEMRRQQAAAKQPPRYDRTCCQLSEAEVKSKVAAGEPFVVRLKVPQPGATTFRDELRGDITFDHQNVDDQVLLKSDGFPTYHLANVVDDHAMEITDVIRAEEWISSTPKHVLLYQAFGWPLPRFRHMPLLRNKDKSKISKRKNPVSLIYYRQAGFLPQAMVNFLGLLGGGMPVADEPGAEKFYLDDMIARFEFDKIRLGGPVFDLEKLRWLNGLYLRTLSPEEFLTQVRGCVFPDEYLRRITPLVQERIETLGEFLDLTDFFFLDKVLPPPEVFLPKKRDLAQTLKLAAELLTVLEAVAWEHAAMEAALRQLAEAQGWSAKEVFMLLRALITGKTASPPLLESLLVLGRTRTVDRLRRFLEAQPRH; encoded by the coding sequence GTGGATCAATCCCGTCCAGTTCGTGTTCGCATTGCGCCCAGTCCTACCGGCGATCCGCATGTCGGCACCGCCTATATGGCGCTGCTCAACCTGATCTTTGCGCGCCAGCGCGGCGGGCAGTTTGTGCTGCGCATTGAAGACACCGACCGGGCGCGCTTTGTCGCCACCAGCGAGCAGATGATTTTCGAGGCGCTGCACTGGCTCGGGCTGGATTGGGACGAAGGGCCGGATAAGGGCGGGCCCTACGGACCCTACCGGCAGTCGGAGCGCACCGAGCTGTACCGCGAGGCGGTCGAGCAGCTTTTGCGTGAGGGCCACGCGTATCGCTGCTTCTGCACGCCCGAGCGGCTGGAGGAGATGCGGCGGCAACAGGCGGCGGCCAAGCAGCCGCCGCGCTACGACCGCACCTGCTGCCAACTGAGCGAGGCTGAGGTTAAGAGCAAAGTGGCTGCGGGCGAGCCGTTTGTCGTGCGGCTGAAGGTGCCGCAGCCGGGGGCGACCACGTTTCGCGACGAGCTGCGCGGCGATATCACTTTTGATCATCAGAACGTCGATGATCAGGTGCTGCTCAAGTCCGATGGCTTCCCGACCTATCACCTTGCCAATGTGGTCGATGACCACGCCATGGAGATCACCGACGTGATTCGCGCCGAGGAATGGATTTCCTCCACGCCCAAGCACGTGCTGCTCTACCAGGCCTTTGGCTGGCCGCTGCCGCGCTTCCGCCACATGCCGCTGCTGCGCAACAAGGACAAGTCGAAAATCTCGAAGCGCAAGAACCCGGTGTCGCTGATCTATTACCGGCAGGCGGGGTTTTTGCCGCAGGCGATGGTCAACTTTCTCGGCCTGCTGGGCGGTGGCATGCCGGTGGCGGACGAACCCGGCGCAGAAAAATTCTATCTGGACGACATGATCGCCCGTTTTGAGTTCGACAAGATCCGGCTGGGCGGGCCGGTGTTTGACCTGGAAAAACTGCGCTGGTTGAACGGCCTGTACTTGCGGACGCTGTCGCCGGAGGAGTTTCTGACGCAGGTGCGCGGGTGCGTGTTCCCGGACGAGTATTTGCGCCGCATTACGCCGCTGGTGCAGGAGCGGATTGAAACGCTGGGCGAGTTCCTGGATCTAACCGACTTCTTTTTTCTCGACAAGGTACTACCGCCGCCCGAGGTGTTTCTGCCCAAGAAGCGCGATCTGGCGCAAACGCTCAAGCTAGCGGCCGAGCTGCTCACAGTGCTGGAAGCCGTGGCTTGGGAACATGCCGCGATGGAGGCGGCACTGCGCCAGCTTGCCGAAGCGCAGGGCTGGAGCGCGAAAGAAGTGTTCATGCTGCTGCGCGCGCTCATTACCGGCAAAACAGCTTCGCCGCCGCTGCTGGAAAGCCTGCTGGTGCTGGGCCGCACGCGCACCGTCGACCGCCTGCGGCGCTTCCTCGAGGCGCAGCCGCGTCACTGA
- a CDS encoding integration host factor subunit beta: MTKADLIDEVARSGAPTRKDSEVIVETIFSSIVDSLRAGDKVEIRGFGSFRVRQREARMGRNPKTGAAVAVPARKVPYFKPSKELRDGVNAEHAASTGASGNA; encoded by the coding sequence ATGACCAAAGCCGACCTGATCGATGAAGTCGCTCGCAGCGGCGCGCCCACGCGCAAGGATAGTGAAGTGATCGTGGAGACGATCTTTTCCAGCATCGTGGACTCGCTGCGCGCAGGCGACAAGGTGGAGATTCGCGGCTTCGGTAGCTTCCGCGTGCGGCAGCGGGAAGCGCGCATGGGCCGCAATCCCAAAACCGGTGCCGCGGTGGCCGTGCCCGCGCGCAAGGTGCCCTATTTCAAGCCCAGTAAGGAGCTGCGCGATGGCGTCAACGCCGAGCACGCGGCTTCCACCGGCGCCAGCGGCAACGCATGA
- a CDS encoding Fic family protein, with protein MQPATPDELPVQHLAWESLIPRIGMANRAIARYDGLLSGLRNPDILLSPMTRQEAVLSSRIEGTQATLGDVLKAEAGEQPDEPARQLDIVEILNYNRALDHAERELRSRPFSLNLLREMHSILLDSVRGNSKGRGEVRKLQNWIGRPGTPMEEADFVPPAPQQLAQHLDAWERFYHAEAPDGLVQLAVVHAQFEFLHPFLDGNGRLGRILVPLFLFEKRLLNRPAFYLSSYLEQHREIYVGRLRALGREPNAWQSWCEFFLDVVTAQAERNARQVQEVQSLYELYKQRTTTAMHSEFAVAMVDAIFEWPIFSTTQMSRRPGMPSRSAVLALLDRMVEIGILRVLRPARGQRPQMWICDDLLAICEH; from the coding sequence ATGCAACCTGCAACCCCGGACGAACTGCCGGTTCAGCACTTAGCTTGGGAATCGCTGATACCCAGGATTGGAATGGCCAATCGCGCCATTGCCCGGTACGACGGGTTGTTGTCCGGTTTACGCAACCCCGACATCTTGCTGTCACCCATGACCCGGCAGGAGGCAGTGCTGTCATCCAGGATCGAAGGCACGCAAGCCACGCTCGGCGACGTACTTAAGGCCGAGGCCGGCGAGCAGCCAGACGAGCCTGCACGTCAGTTGGACATTGTTGAAATCCTAAACTACAACCGCGCGCTCGATCATGCCGAAAGGGAATTGAGATCCCGCCCATTCTCACTGAATCTACTCCGCGAAATGCACTCAATTCTTCTGGACAGCGTGCGCGGGAATAGCAAAGGACGCGGAGAAGTCCGCAAACTCCAAAACTGGATCGGCAGGCCCGGTACACCCATGGAGGAAGCCGATTTCGTCCCGCCCGCGCCACAGCAACTGGCGCAGCACCTTGATGCTTGGGAGCGCTTCTATCACGCCGAGGCCCCCGATGGCCTGGTTCAACTTGCGGTCGTACACGCTCAATTTGAATTTCTACATCCGTTCCTGGACGGCAATGGCCGCCTTGGCCGCATCCTTGTGCCCCTGTTTCTCTTCGAAAAGAGACTGCTGAACCGCCCGGCATTTTACCTGTCGAGTTACCTCGAACAGCATCGCGAAATCTACGTCGGCCGCCTGCGGGCACTCGGGCGTGAGCCGAATGCATGGCAATCGTGGTGTGAATTCTTTCTCGACGTCGTCACCGCGCAGGCGGAAAGGAATGCGCGCCAGGTGCAGGAGGTTCAGTCACTCTACGAGCTCTACAAGCAGCGGACCACCACCGCGATGCACTCCGAATTCGCCGTGGCGATGGTCGACGCCATTTTTGAATGGCCGATTTTCAGTACCACGCAGATGTCCCGGCGGCCTGGGATGCCGAGCCGAAGCGCAGTGCTCGCGCTGCTCGACCGCATGGTAGAAATCGGAATACTCCGAGTCTTGCGGCCGGCCCGGGGGCAGCGGCCCCAAATGTGGATTTGTGACGATCTCCTTGCCATTTGCGAGCACTAG